One segment of Amycolatopsis alba DSM 44262 DNA contains the following:
- a CDS encoding 50S ribosomal protein L11 methyltransferase — translation MEIAYDTVLVRAPELVIELDSANDVRIHHAQGVWKFGHHALALLDTFHGPAPVADALRRLRPKLAGERALAEAVATLGELVSAGILTAPSRPGFTELMFPVGGYGLAYANIRMLDDPMRKGLFVQAVREVVRPGDVVLDLGTGSGILAVAAAQAGAARVYAVEPARTAGVAESLAEHNGVADRITFVQDWSTSLTLPEKANVLTTDIVGNDALDMVIWETVQDARRRLLTPDARLVPGALRAYACLVEMPAERVAEHRIVQAHIDDWNTRYGMDFTPFLELDRERVAGFYEPPSLVRQWPRLSDPASLYRVDLREDARIFRGEQTLTAHTGGVASGVIVFFEADLAPRTVLSTHPANGGPRSHWFTAGWAFAEPVKVTEGDEVTIAYHYEGDGRAQVRVVDSPAGQKG, via the coding sequence ATGGAGATCGCCTATGACACCGTGCTCGTCCGGGCACCCGAGCTCGTCATCGAACTGGACAGCGCGAACGACGTGCGGATACATCACGCACAGGGCGTCTGGAAGTTCGGTCACCACGCGCTGGCGCTCCTGGACACCTTCCACGGCCCGGCGCCGGTCGCCGACGCCCTGCGGCGGCTCCGGCCCAAGCTGGCAGGTGAGCGCGCACTCGCCGAAGCCGTGGCCACCCTCGGAGAGCTCGTCTCCGCCGGCATCCTGACCGCCCCGTCGCGGCCCGGTTTCACCGAGCTGATGTTCCCCGTCGGCGGCTACGGCCTGGCCTACGCCAACATCCGGATGCTGGACGACCCGATGCGCAAAGGCCTGTTCGTCCAGGCGGTCCGCGAGGTGGTCCGGCCAGGTGACGTCGTACTCGACCTCGGCACCGGCTCCGGCATCCTCGCCGTCGCGGCGGCGCAAGCGGGTGCGGCCCGTGTCTACGCCGTCGAGCCGGCGCGGACGGCGGGCGTCGCCGAGAGTCTCGCCGAGCACAACGGCGTCGCCGACCGCATCACCTTCGTCCAGGACTGGTCGACTTCGCTCACCCTGCCCGAAAAGGCGAACGTGCTGACCACCGACATCGTCGGCAACGACGCGCTCGACATGGTGATCTGGGAAACGGTTCAAGACGCGCGGCGCCGGTTGCTCACTCCCGACGCCCGGCTGGTGCCCGGCGCGCTGCGCGCCTATGCCTGCCTTGTCGAGATGCCCGCCGAGCGTGTCGCCGAGCACCGGATCGTCCAGGCGCACATCGACGACTGGAACACCCGCTACGGCATGGACTTCACCCCGTTCCTGGAGCTGGACCGCGAGCGCGTCGCGGGCTTCTACGAACCGCCTTCCCTTGTCCGGCAATGGCCGCGGCTGTCCGATCCGGCTTCGCTCTACCGCGTGGACCTGCGGGAGGACGCCCGGATCTTCCGGGGCGAGCAGACCTTGACCGCGCACACCGGCGGCGTGGCTTCCGGGGTGATCGTCTTCTTCGAAGCCGATCTCGCACCCCGCACCGTGCTGAGCACCCACCCCGCGAACGGCGGTCCGCGCAGCCATTGGTTCACCGCGGGCTGGGCGTTCGCCGAGCCGGTGAAGGTCACCGAAGGCGACGAGGTCACGATCGCCTACCACTACGAGGGCGACGGCAGGGCGCAGGTCCGCGTCGTCGACTCCCCGGCAGGGCAGAAAGGATAG
- a CDS encoding YcaO-like family protein, with translation MHIRENAPKVRNSGVHREIAVEDTLARVTPYLRDVGITRVANITWLDRVGIPVYNAIVPRSRDLISVYNGKGVRPVDAKTSAIMEAIERFSAWLPRAPAVVSSYENLVRRGRRVMHPGEYNMKLTKYYRDDRPISWLQGYDLIGEEPVLVPMHGAAYIDRYHEIPCYDIVSTNGLASGNTLEEAVLHALCELIERDAMTTAELVTSHLTELLRSDLITEHTPPAVLDELKSRHPHFDMNSLPPKASELVARFAAADIEVRMADITSDIGIPSVWCATADTFSIGEGQQGHGGFGTHPDVEVAMMRALTECAQSRCVDIQAMREDISMPDEDVPAHMKHIQRAKTINKATWWWTPTDTRRKASDLPNLSSDDVAADLRLVLDRLRSCGLDQAIAIDLSPPEIPAKVARVIVPGMESWAVDHSKLGPRGTRVWNETIRQLARPAAAAGTKAGN, from the coding sequence ATGCATATCCGCGAAAACGCGCCGAAGGTCCGCAATTCCGGGGTACACCGGGAAATCGCCGTCGAGGACACGCTGGCACGGGTGACGCCCTACCTGCGTGACGTCGGCATCACCAGGGTCGCGAACATCACCTGGCTGGACCGCGTCGGCATTCCGGTCTACAACGCGATCGTGCCCCGTTCGCGGGATCTGATCTCGGTGTACAACGGGAAGGGCGTCCGTCCCGTCGATGCCAAGACGTCCGCGATCATGGAAGCGATCGAGCGGTTTTCCGCTTGGCTTCCCAGGGCTCCGGCGGTCGTCTCGTCGTACGAGAACCTCGTGCGCCGTGGCCGCCGGGTGATGCATCCCGGCGAATACAACATGAAGCTGACGAAGTACTACCGCGACGACCGGCCGATCTCGTGGCTCCAGGGTTACGACCTGATCGGGGAAGAACCCGTACTCGTCCCGATGCACGGCGCCGCCTACATCGACCGCTATCACGAAATCCCTTGCTACGACATCGTTTCCACCAATGGGCTGGCTTCCGGCAACACGCTGGAGGAAGCCGTCCTGCACGCGCTGTGCGAGCTCATCGAGCGGGACGCGATGACCACGGCCGAGCTGGTGACCAGTCATCTCACCGAACTGCTGCGCAGCGATCTGATCACCGAACACACGCCACCGGCCGTTCTCGACGAGCTGAAATCACGGCATCCGCATTTCGACATGAACTCGCTGCCGCCGAAGGCGAGTGAGCTCGTCGCCCGGTTCGCCGCCGCCGACATCGAAGTGCGCATGGCCGACATCACCTCGGACATCGGGATTCCCAGTGTCTGGTGCGCGACCGCCGACACGTTCAGCATCGGCGAGGGCCAGCAGGGGCACGGCGGGTTCGGCACCCATCCCGATGTCGAGGTCGCGATGATGCGCGCGCTCACCGAATGCGCGCAGAGCCGATGCGTCGACATCCAGGCCATGCGCGAGGACATCAGCATGCCGGACGAGGACGTGCCCGCCCATATGAAGCACATCCAGCGGGCGAAGACGATCAACAAGGCCACCTGGTGGTGGACGCCGACGGACACCCGCCGCAAGGCGAGCGACCTGCCGAACCTGTCTTCCGACGACGTCGCCGCGGACCTGCGGCTCGTCTTGGACCGGCTGCGAAGCTGCGGCCTCGACCAGGCGATCGCCATCGACCTTTCGCCGCCCGAGATCCCGGCCAAGGTGGCGAGGGTGATCGTGCCGGGCATGGAGTCCTGGGCGGTGGACCACAGCAAGCTCGGCCCGCGCGGAACCAGGGTGTGGAACGAGACGATCAGGCAACTCGCCCGCCCGGCCGCCGCGGCGGGTACGAAAGCGGGGAACTGA
- a CDS encoding cytochrome P450, which translates to MTETVNRRPVDEFLEADPMFDDIHPLLDRARADSPVAEVVTTDPATAGEIRQYYVFGYDLVREALSDTTRFSNIAYAPQLRLLAGRSMLELDPPHHHSYRSLVAPLFRKTVVARRYTEQIREILADLFSRFRTRGHAELLAELTLPFPVRVIAAVIGVPMEDFTFFSDRALRMIDSTLRWPEVESAKNELADYFTRLIAARRARPSDDLVGELVAAERDGQVLTDEEILSFLLLLIPAGIETTHRASSTLIFALLTHPDQHARVRADHSLLPAAFDEAIRWEPAVAGGLRIAKANTTLGGVRIGAGSLVYASFLGANRDPAQYADPGVFDVSRTGLPHVTFGHGPHTCIGMHLARVETDALMHRLFEELPGLRLDPEVARPRMHGKIYRMPTALPVLFTPR; encoded by the coding sequence ATGACGGAAACCGTGAATCGACGTCCGGTCGACGAGTTCCTCGAGGCCGACCCGATGTTCGACGATATCCACCCGCTGCTCGACCGGGCCCGCGCGGACAGCCCGGTCGCCGAGGTCGTCACCACGGACCCCGCGACCGCCGGGGAAATACGCCAGTACTACGTGTTCGGCTACGACTTGGTCCGCGAAGCGCTCAGCGACACCACGCGGTTCTCCAACATCGCCTACGCGCCCCAGCTTCGGCTGCTGGCCGGGCGGAGCATGCTGGAACTCGACCCGCCACACCACCACAGTTACCGGTCCTTGGTGGCGCCGCTGTTCCGCAAGACCGTGGTCGCGCGGCGGTATACGGAGCAGATCCGGGAAATCCTGGCGGACCTGTTCTCCCGGTTCCGCACACGTGGCCACGCCGAACTGCTCGCCGAGCTGACCCTGCCGTTCCCGGTCCGGGTGATCGCGGCGGTGATCGGTGTGCCGATGGAGGATTTCACGTTCTTCAGCGACCGCGCGCTCCGCATGATCGACTCGACCCTCCGGTGGCCGGAAGTGGAGTCGGCCAAGAACGAGCTGGCCGACTACTTCACCCGGCTGATCGCCGCTCGCCGCGCCCGGCCGTCGGACGACCTCGTCGGTGAACTGGTCGCCGCGGAACGGGACGGCCAGGTCCTCACCGACGAAGAGATCCTGTCCTTCCTGCTGTTGCTGATCCCCGCCGGAATCGAGACGACCCACCGGGCGTCGAGCACGCTGATCTTCGCTTTGCTCACTCATCCGGACCAGCACGCACGGGTGCGCGCGGATCACTCGCTGCTGCCCGCCGCGTTCGACGAGGCGATCCGCTGGGAACCCGCGGTGGCAGGCGGTCTGCGCATCGCGAAGGCGAACACCACCCTCGGCGGGGTCCGGATCGGCGCGGGCTCGCTGGTGTACGCCTCGTTCCTCGGGGCGAACCGGGATCCCGCGCAGTACGCCGACCCCGGTGTATTCGACGTCTCCCGCACCGGACTGCCACACGTGACCTTCGGGCACGGCCCGCACACCTGCATCGGCATGCACCTGGCACGTGTCGAAACCGACGCGCTGATGCACCGGCTGTTCGAAGAACTCCCAGGTCTGCGCCTGGATCCGGAGGTAGCGCGGCCTCGTATGCACGGCAAGATCTACCGGATGCCCACGGCACTGCCCGTTCTCTTCACGCCACGCTGA
- a CDS encoding C1 family peptidase, producing the protein MPTSKRHRHERRPMTAGAVTLPRAWFPPVLDHRDQPTCTAAVVTALAAYQVRRLTGLDWTPSVLFNYVTSRMISGHGRLRGSRLDWAFAAWHRFGLPSEADWPFSAAQIDRIPTKACFLRAKAFRGIGYRRLDTGEQAPGEPLARIRAAVGSGTPVSLEFPLNPAQLTAMDSGRLPMLPDDAKVFARHVVLVTGYDDNAYAGTEPGSGEELTGALLVRNSWGTGWGDEGYGWLPYRYCDKGLTSHHWTVELGQVSGERTVG; encoded by the coding sequence GTGCCGACCTCGAAGCGGCACCGGCATGAGCGGCGCCCGATGACCGCGGGCGCGGTCACCTTGCCTCGCGCGTGGTTCCCGCCGGTGCTCGACCACCGCGACCAGCCGACCTGCACGGCCGCGGTGGTCACGGCGCTGGCCGCCTACCAGGTGCGACGGCTCACCGGGCTCGACTGGACACCGTCGGTGCTGTTCAACTACGTCACCTCGCGGATGATCAGCGGACACGGGCGGCTGCGCGGCTCGCGGCTGGACTGGGCGTTCGCGGCATGGCACCGGTTCGGCCTCCCGTCCGAAGCGGACTGGCCGTTCAGCGCGGCACAGATCGACCGGATACCGACGAAAGCGTGTTTCCTCCGTGCCAAGGCGTTCCGCGGGATCGGGTACCGACGGCTCGACACCGGCGAGCAGGCGCCAGGCGAGCCGCTCGCGCGAATCCGTGCCGCCGTCGGCTCGGGGACACCGGTCAGCCTGGAGTTCCCGCTCAACCCGGCACAGCTGACCGCCATGGATTCGGGCCGCCTGCCAATGCTGCCGGACGACGCGAAGGTCTTCGCCCGGCACGTCGTGCTGGTCACCGGTTACGACGACAACGCATACGCCGGAACCGAACCGGGCTCCGGCGAGGAACTCACCGGCGCGCTGCTCGTCCGCAACAGCTGGGGCACCGGCTGGGGCGACGAAGGCTACGGGTGGCTGCCGTACCGGTACTGCGACAAAGGCCTGACCAGCCACCACTGGACCGTGGAGCTGGGGCAGGTCTCAGGGGAAAGGACGGTCGGATGA
- a CDS encoding TfuA-like protein gives MRPVVFRGPSITTEAAAEILDAEYLPPVGKGDIDRLLDRPEPPTVIGIVDGRFLHSLSISPKEILRAMDADVVVYGSSSMGALRGAECAPHGMIGIGRIFEEYFSGRTDEDDEVAITYSEDTLKPLSEPLANMRFAVAAALRAGAVSAGLADRFLKAAKEIYFPERSVNATLHALRGTVPQAELDELAAFLRNEAPDTKRDDAVALLRRIRADLEAAPA, from the coding sequence ATGCGCCCAGTCGTCTTCCGCGGCCCGAGCATCACCACCGAGGCGGCCGCCGAAATCCTCGACGCGGAATATCTGCCGCCGGTCGGCAAGGGTGACATCGACCGGCTGCTCGACCGGCCGGAGCCGCCGACGGTGATCGGCATCGTCGACGGGCGGTTCCTGCACTCGCTGTCCATCTCGCCCAAGGAGATCCTGCGCGCGATGGACGCGGACGTCGTCGTCTACGGCTCGTCGAGCATGGGTGCGCTACGGGGCGCCGAATGCGCGCCGCACGGCATGATCGGTATCGGCCGGATCTTCGAGGAGTACTTCTCAGGCCGCACGGACGAGGACGACGAGGTCGCGATCACCTACAGCGAGGACACCCTCAAACCGTTGAGCGAACCGCTGGCGAACATGCGCTTCGCCGTCGCGGCGGCGTTGCGGGCGGGAGCGGTCTCCGCCGGGCTCGCGGACCGATTCCTCAAAGCGGCCAAGGAGATCTACTTCCCGGAACGTTCGGTGAACGCGACCCTGCACGCGCTGCGGGGAACCGTGCCCCAGGCCGAACTGGACGAACTGGCCGCGTTTCTCCGTAACGAGGCCCCGGACACCAAACGCGACGACGCCGTGGCGCTGCTGCGTCGCATCCGTGCCGACCTCGAAGCGGCACCGGCATGA
- a CDS encoding SDR family NAD(P)-dependent oxidoreductase: MTGENQIIVITGASSGIGARAAVRLAGSGATVALVGRDTDRLGAVAAEIEQAGQERPETFSADFARLSDVHELATRLRRRYDRIDVLLNNAGIHCATRKTTVDGNELTNQVNHLAPFLLTRLLEEMLTVRPGSRVVGTGSLLAEGVRPDDLNRTGLRWSGWGAYKASKQANALFALEFVKRAGADGPIATCCHPGMLKTSFGSESAAYRRFRKFLPAAFKPADHGASTLVKLALDQAGIAHPGAFFIEGKLGRTPRRLADRELAAELWDKTDELLTSSTSR, from the coding sequence ATGACCGGCGAGAACCAGATCATCGTCATCACCGGGGCCAGTTCGGGCATCGGCGCACGCGCCGCGGTCCGGCTGGCGGGCAGCGGCGCGACCGTCGCGCTCGTCGGCCGGGACACCGACCGGCTCGGCGCGGTCGCCGCCGAAATCGAGCAGGCGGGCCAGGAACGGCCCGAGACGTTCAGTGCCGACTTCGCCCGCCTGTCCGACGTGCACGAGCTGGCCACGCGGCTGCGACGGCGTTACGACCGCATCGACGTACTGCTCAACAACGCCGGCATCCATTGCGCCACCAGAAAGACCACTGTGGACGGCAACGAGCTCACCAACCAGGTGAACCATCTGGCTCCCTTCCTGCTGACCCGGTTGCTCGAAGAGATGCTGACCGTGCGGCCCGGTTCCCGTGTCGTGGGGACCGGCTCCCTGCTCGCCGAAGGTGTCCGCCCCGACGATCTGAATCGCACCGGGCTGCGGTGGAGCGGCTGGGGCGCGTACAAGGCGTCGAAACAGGCGAACGCGCTTTTCGCTCTTGAATTCGTGAAACGCGCGGGCGCCGACGGACCGATCGCCACTTGCTGCCACCCAGGAATGCTGAAAACGTCATTCGGCAGCGAATCGGCCGCGTACCGGCGATTCCGCAAATTCCTGCCCGCGGCTTTCAAACCCGCGGATCACGGGGCGTCAACACTGGTCAAGCTGGCGCTCGACCAGGCGGGCATCGCCCATCCCGGTGCGTTCTTCATCGAGGGAAAGCTCGGGCGGACCCCTCGACGGCTGGCCGACCGAGAGCTGGCGGCCGAGCTCTGGGACAAGACCGACGAACTGCTGACCAGCAGCACGAGCCGGTGA